In the [Limnothrix rosea] IAM M-220 genome, CAACGATACCGATGTGGAAGTCGTGGCCTTTAACCGGGATGGGGCGATCGCCGACGAAATAGCCGTTAACCGCTTAGCCAAAATCATTTCCGCCGATGGTGATGTCTCTGCGGGTCAGCGTCCCTACGCTTGGATTCGCGACGATGTGAAAGATCCTTGGCCGCAACTAGATGCTGGCGAAGGCGTCATCATCTCCGAAGCACTGATGTTAAGGACTGGTGTGACAGACCCACCCGAAACGGTTACCGTCGAGTCGCCCCGGGGAGAGCTGACTTTCCCAGTGATCGCAGTGTTCTATGACTATTCTTCAGATCGCGGCACGGTGTTGCTGGACGATGATTTGTATTTAGAGGCGTGGCAGGATCCCAGCATTGCGTCCCTTGGGCTTTTTGTAAAACCGGGCATTGATGTCGATGCCGTAGTGGCTCGTTTGCGGGAAACCTTTAAAGGTCGTCAGGATCTAGTGGCACAATCTAATCGTAATTTGCGACAAGGCTCCCTAGAGATTTTTGACCGCACCTTTGCCATTACAGGGGCGTTGCGATTGTTGGCTATTGTGGTTGCTTTTATTGGTGTTTTAAGTGCCTTAATGAGTTTGCAACTGGAGCGCACCAGAGAGCTGGGTATTCTCCGGGCTAATGGAATGACCCCAGTCCAAATGTGGAAATTAACGCTCCTCGAAACCGGGATTATGGGTAGCTTGGCGGGATTTTTTGCGATGCCGTTGGGCTATGTGCTGGCGTGGATTTTGATTTATGTGATTAATGTGCGCTCCTTTGGCTGGACATTACAAATGCAGATTCAGCCAAGCTATTTCTGGCAGGCATGGATTGTGGCGGTTGTCGCAGCATTGTTGGCGGGGCTTTACCCGGCATGGCGTTTAGGTGAAATGGTGGTGGCATCGGCCATTCGGGAAGAATAGGAGAAAGCAAACATGAAAGGATTAAAACGATTTTCTTTGGTCTTACTGGCCGTTGGTTTCGCTTTGGGTTTGGCCTTGTGGCCACGGCCGGGCATTACAAATAGTGGTCAGGCATCGGTGGAATGGTTAACGGCTCAGGATGTTGAGACTACGGCGGAATTTACCCGGGCGATCGCCCCTAAGTCCCTAGAATTTCCCAAAGATTTAGGCTCCCACGACGATTATCAAACGGAATGGTGGTATTACACGGGTAATCTCGAAACCGAGACAGGGCGAGAATTTGGCTACCAACTCACCTTTTTCCGTCGAGCTTTAACCCCCGACACTGCTGCAGTCGAAAATGTATCGGACTGGCGATCGCCCCAAGTTTATTTTTCCCACTTCACCGTGAGCGATATTGCCGATCAAGCTTTCTATCCCCATGAGCGCTTTAGTCGAGCATCGGCAGGATTATCAGGTGCTCAAGCCATGCCCTACCGTGTGTGGCTAGAAAATTGGTCGGCGGAGGAAATTGCCCCCGGCAAAGTGCGTCTGATTGCCCAGGCCGATGATGCCTCTCTCGACTTAGTTTTAAATGAAACCTTACCGCCAGTTTTGCAGGGCGATCGCGGCTACAGCAAAAAAGGCAATGAAATCGGTAACGCTTCCTATTACTATTCCATCGTCCAACAACAAACCGAAGGCACTATCACCGTTGGAGATCAAGATTTTGACGTTACTGGCTTAACTTGGAAAGACCATGAATATTCCACCTCTATCCTGAGTCCCGGCACTGTGGGTTGGGATTGGTTTTCCTTACAATTCGACGATGGTTCCGCTTTGATGCTCTATGAGTTGCGACAGGAAGATGGCGGTATAAACGATGCTTCTAGCGGCACTTACATTAGCTCAACTGGTAAAACCCAAGCTATTTCCTACAAGGATCGGACAATCGATATCCAGAAAACTTGGCATAGCCCCATTAGTGGTGCTGACTATCCCTCCCAATGGCATATCGAAATTCCCAAATTGAACTTGACTCTAGATGGTAAAGCACTCATGGCAAACCAAGAGCTAAACGTTTCGACCACCTACTGGGAGGGAGCCGTTAGTTTTACTGGAACGGTAGCGGCTAAACCTGTTTCTGCTAAGGGCTACGTTGAAATGTCCGGCTATGCCGATCGCCTTGATACGGTACTTTAATGTTTAGCAATTGACCGAGGGGCTTCTGAAAGATTTCCCTAACGTGGTTTCGGCATTCGCACAATAACCGGAAAAGGCTTATCAGTGGGGCGATCGCCCCATTGTCAGCTAGAGAATTTCTCCACCCTTGACGGCGATTTAGTCAAAAATAAAATAGGAACTGCGGTCATGGGTCAAGGATTAGCCATAACCCTAAAATTAACGTGAGTTTTGCTTAAGCATGCTCGGAAGTACGACGCGGTGAATGGGAGAGCG is a window encoding:
- a CDS encoding lipocalin-like domain-containing protein, producing the protein MKGLKRFSLVLLAVGFALGLALWPRPGITNSGQASVEWLTAQDVETTAEFTRAIAPKSLEFPKDLGSHDDYQTEWWYYTGNLETETGREFGYQLTFFRRALTPDTAAVENVSDWRSPQVYFSHFTVSDIADQAFYPHERFSRASAGLSGAQAMPYRVWLENWSAEEIAPGKVRLIAQADDASLDLVLNETLPPVLQGDRGYSKKGNEIGNASYYYSIVQQQTEGTITVGDQDFDVTGLTWKDHEYSTSILSPGTVGWDWFSLQFDDGSALMLYELRQEDGGINDASSGTYISSTGKTQAISYKDRTIDIQKTWHSPISGADYPSQWHIEIPKLNLTLDGKALMANQELNVSTTYWEGAVSFTGTVAAKPVSAKGYVEMSGYADRLDTVL